The following are from one region of the Nicotiana tabacum cultivar K326 chromosome 3, ASM71507v2, whole genome shotgun sequence genome:
- the LOC107780437 gene encoding protein FD-like — MWSSTSSRGISSSSSKSSSSTSSSSSRSPFSPLNHHLNPRLKTMEEVWKDINLSSLQEHTTTYSRDHDHHHQTANFNGMILQDFLARPFATDPPPPQAASPVPATTMLNLNSVPELHFFSQNSMLHPPTPISQVPFEGLASSAANGRKRIPEIENNSVGDRRNKRMIKNRESAARSRARKQAYMNELELEVAHLLEENARLKKQQQQLRLESAAQVPKKKSLYRTSTAPF, encoded by the exons ATGTGGTCATCAACCAGTAGCAGAGgcatttcatcttcttcttccaaatcatcatcttctacttcttcttcttcatctcgttCCCCATTTTCTCCTTTAAATCATCACCTAAATCCAAGACTAAAAACTATGGAAGAAGTTTGGAAAGACATTAATCTTTCTTCACTTCAAGAACACACTACTACTTACTCTAGAGATcatgatcatcatcatcaaaCAGCTAATTTTAATGGCATGATTTTACAAGATTTCTTGGCTCGGCCTTTTGCTACTGACCCTCCACCACCACAAGCAGCATCTCCTGTTCCGGCTACTACTATGCTGAATTTGAACTCAGTTCCAGAGCTTCATTTCTTTAGTCAAAACTCAATGTTGCACCCACCAACCCCTATTTCTCAAGTTCCATTTGAGGGCTTGGCTTCTTCAGCTGCTAATGGAAGAAAAAGGATTCCTGAAATAGAGAATAATTCTGTAGGGGACAGGAGAAATAAGAGGATGATTAAGAACCGTGAGTCTGCTGCTAGATCAAGGGCTAGAAAGCAGG CTTATATGAACGAGTTGGAGCTGGAAGTTGCCCATTTGTTAGAAGAAAATGCCAGGCTCAAGAAGCAGCAGCAACAG TTACGCTTAGAATCAGCTGCTCAAGTTCCCAAAAAGAAGTCTCTCTATCGGACGTCAACCGCCCCATTTTGA